Proteins encoded together in one Papaver somniferum cultivar HN1 unplaced genomic scaffold, ASM357369v1 unplaced-scaffold_21, whole genome shotgun sequence window:
- the LOC113340158 gene encoding F-box protein CPR1-like, producing the protein MTVCKTAEENEMHTAGDKDNRGAMGKRIIHVCICKLFYNLLSKPNYIKNHVNRTNQSKNNNPKLLCFFNGNPPKIYSAPIDYASISSSSSSSLSCKFDRAVLINYPFESKKTYRHNFLGSCNGIICLKIRSHDAGEEGLTADYFYVILNLLTREYKSFKEPQSVVELKSRGYKVTYGFGYDKNIDDYKLVIIFDFKEGGWFRFYVYTVKSDSWNIVQRNFNYSFGVLCEEVSQYYSAGKGYHGVFFKEALHWLGSIVTEKNSSHVIVTFNMSTETMVDMPLPENGMPPIDFQGEMYSNLGVWGDCICIACIWGSVKIDVWVMHEYGVKESWNKKYTTTTTQVHGPCIPYWQLLWCFDNGEILVENCRRHLLLYHPANESVRSVVVRDITMKNNRESYVESIVSLNSGTYLKKRITDGIMKNSNRI; encoded by the exons ATGACGGTCTGCAAAACTGCCGAAGAAAACGAGATGCATACTGCTGGTGATAAAGATAATAGAGGTGCAATGGGGAAAAGAATAATCCAT GTGTGTATATGTAAGCTTTTCTACAATCTACTTTCTAAacctaattatataaaaaatcatGTCAATCGCACTAATCAAAGCAAGAACAACAACCCTAAACTCTTGTGTTTCTTTAATGGTAATCCCCCTAAGATTTATTCTGCACCTATAGATTATGCTTCAATTTCATCGTCATCTTCATCCTCTTTATCATGTAAATTTGATAGAGCTGTTCTGATAAATTACccatttgaatccaaaaaaactTATCGGCACAACTTTTTGGGTTCATGTAATGGAATAATTTGCTTAAAGATTCGTAGTCATGATGCTGGAGAAGAAGGGTTGACGGCTGATTATTTCTATGTTATTTTGAACCTGCTAACAAGAGAATACAAGAGTTTTAAAGAACCCCAATCTGTTGTTGAGCTTAAAAGTCGTGGTTACAAAGTCACCTACGGATTTGGTTATGATAAAAACATTGATGACTACAAACTAGTAATAATATTTGATTTTAAAGAAGGTGGATGGTTCAGATTTTATGTTTACACTGTGAAATCAGATTCATGGAATATTGTTCAGCGCAACTTCAATTACTCATTTGGTGTTCTCTGTGAAGAAGTATCTCAATATTATAGTGCTGGTAAAGGATATCATGGTGTATTTTTCAAAGAAGCTCTTCATTGGTTGGGAAGTATTGTCACCGAAAAAAACTCGTCCCATGTTATTGTCACTTTTAATATGAGCACTGAGACAATGGTGGATATGCCATTGCCTGAAAACGGGATGCCACCTATAGATTTTCAAGGGGAAATGTACTCAAATTTGGGAGTGTGGGGAGACTGCATTTGTATAGCTTGTATTTGGGGATCAGTTAAAATTGATGTGTGGGTGATGCACGAGTATGGAGTAAAAGAATCTTGGAATAAAAAGTATACCACTACCACAACCCAAGTACACGGGCCATGTATTCCATATTGGCAGCTGCTATGGTGTTTTGACAATGGAGAAATTCTAGTAGAAAACTGTCGCAGGCATTTGCTTTTATATCATCCAGCAAATGAAAGCGTTAGATCAGTTGTGGTTCGTGATATTACTATGAAAAATAATCGAGAGAGCTATGTGGAGAGCATAGTCTCACTAAACTCTGGTACTTATCTAAAGAAACGAATTACAGATGGGATCATGAAGAATTCCAATCGAATATAG